Part of the Gemmatimonadaceae bacterium genome is shown below.
GCGGCCACGACCAGCTCGAGGAACTTGGTCGCCGGGTGTTGTGGGAAGGTGCGCAACCCATTCAGATCGAATTCGGCCCGGACTGATCACTCTCAACACGTCGAATCACCAACGCATGCCGATCCAATACGTCGACCCTTCCCTGCCCCGCGTCATCGACGGCTGGCGCTCACCGCGCCTCGGCCTGACGATGCCCGTCGTGAGCTACGGCCACGCCGGAACGCCGATTCTGCTCTTTCCCACCGCCGCTGCCGACTTCCTGGAGAACGAGCGCTTCTTTCTCGTGAAGGCCATCGAACCCCACCTGATGGCCGGCAAGGTGCGCCTCTTCTCGATCGACAGCATCAACAGCCACGCGTGGATGGATCGAACGCTGCCCGTGCGTGAGCAGGCGCGTCGCCAGGCGCTGTACTCCGCCTACATCGAGGAGGAGCTGGTGCCCTACATGAGGCATGTATCCGGTGACCGGAGCGCGCGCCCGATCACCACCGGCGCGTCGTTCGGGGCATTCCATGCGGCGAACGCGTTCTTCCGCCGCCCTGACCTGTTCGGCGGTACGATCGCGATGAGTGGG
Proteins encoded:
- a CDS encoding esterase, with translation MPVVSYGHAGTPILLFPTAAADFLENERFFLVKAIEPHLMAGKVRLFSIDSINSHAWMDRTLPVREQARRQALYSAYIEEELVPYMRHVSGDRSARPITTGASFGAFHAANAFFRRPDLFGGTIAMSGFYDLSTSYLDGYSDDNVYFNNPLWYLSGVDGHALDLLRGSSRIAICTGQGAYEAPDASRRLAEVLTQKGIPHWLDVWGYDVRHDWPWWRRMLPYHLDTMGL